One genomic region from Vitis riparia cultivar Riparia Gloire de Montpellier isolate 1030 chromosome 17, EGFV_Vit.rip_1.0, whole genome shotgun sequence encodes:
- the LOC117904873 gene encoding exocyst complex component EXO70E2: protein MEECRAIIPTYEGEEHVVAAAHHMVKALMASKNLTGDFKKILVDLDTHLSTMTILNERKEDELSEVELRLKCAEKKIMNRESKQLMIWDSGSKQVSEYLQAVEEVQTLKESLESLSLNGGEKQKRLLRQAESILQIAMVRLEEELLHILRHKKQSFEPEFASFHSCEEVVVYEESIVSVEDDISEDSSRRDSNGDESKEYTIGLINPEVIPHLKSIANVMFASNYDQEFCQAFIGARKDALDEYLGILELEKLSIEDVLRMDWGNLNYEIKKWIRAMKIIVRVYLASEKRLCDHILGDFGSINPICFVETSKTSMLRLLNFGEAVAIGQHLPEKLFSLLNMYEALADLLLHIDALFSEEAGASIRIDFHKLQRELGDAAGATFMEFETAIASYTSTSPFPGGGILHLTRYVMNYIKILTEYSNTLNLLLKDQNGEDPEPLIEAENAQGVPSQVVCPVAHHLRSIASLLESNLESRSKLYKDVSLQHIFFMNNIHYMVQKVKGSELRGFFGDEWIRKHMVKVQQRVTSYERTTWSSVLSLLREDGNSGSSSPWKMILKERCRGFSIAFEEVYKNQTAWSIPDPQLRDNLRILTSQKIIQAYRGFIGRNSENLSDKHIKYSADDLENYVHNLFEGSPKSLNNRRK, encoded by the coding sequence ATGGAGGAGTGCAGAGCAATAATCCCAACCTATGAAGGAGAAGAACATGTGGTGGCTGCAGCTCATCATATGGTGAAGGCACTAATGGCAAGTAAGAACCTCACGGGGGATTTCAAAAAAATCCTAGTGGATCTTGACACCCACCTGTCCACCATGACCATCCTCAATGAAAGAAAGGAAGATGAATTGAGTGAGGTTGAATTGCGGCTCAAATGTGCAGAGAAGAAGATAATGAATCGGGAGTCGAAGCAGTTGATGATATGGGACTCGGGTTCTAAGCAAGTGTCGGAGTATCTGCAAGCTGTTGAAGAAGTCCAAACCTTGAAAGAAAGTTTGGAGAGCTTGTCTTTGAATGGAGGTGAGAAACAGAAGAGACTACTTCGCCAAGCGGAGAGCATTCTGCAGATCGCAATGGTAAGGCTTGAGGAAGAGCTACTCCACATTCTTCGACACAAGAAGCAATCCTTTGAGCCTGAATTCGCATCTTTTCATTCTTGTGAGGAGGTTGTTGTGTATGAAGAATCCATTGTTTCGGTGGAAGATGACATCTCTGAGGACTCATCAAGGAGAGATAGCAATGGGGATGAATCCAAGGAATATACAATTGGTTTGATCAATCCAGAAGTAATTCCTCATCTCAAATCCATTGCAAATGTGATGTTTGCTTCCAACTATGACCAGGAATTTTGCCAGGCTTTCATTGGTGCCCGGAAAGATGCCTTGGATGAGTACTTGGGCATTCTTGAGCTGGAGAAACTCAGCATTGAGGATGTGCTGAGGATGGATTGGGGAAACTTGAACTACGAGATAAAGAAGTGGATCAGGGCTATGAAGATAATCGTTCGGGTTTATCTGGCTAGCGAGAAACGGCTATGCGATCACATCTTGGGGGATTTTGGATCCATTAATCCAATTTGCTTTGTTGAAACTTCAAAGACTTCAATGTTGCGCCTCTTGAATTTTGGTGAAGCTGTAGCAATTGGGCAGCATCTGCCGGAGAAGTTGTTCAGCTTATTGAACATGTATGAGGCTCTGGCAGATCTTCTCCTACACATAGATGCTCTGTTCTCTGAAGAAGCCGGCGCTTCCATCAGGATTGATTTCCACAAGCTTCAAAGGGAATTGGGTGATGCTGCGGGAGCAACTTTTATGGAATTTGAGACTGCTATTGCATCATACACATCAACGAGCCCTTTCCCAGGAGGTGGCATTCTCCATCTCACCAGGTATGTCATGAATTACATCAAGATCCTTACTGAATACAGCAATACGCTCAATTTGCTTCTCAAGGACCAGAATGGGGAGGATCCAGAGCCTCTTATTGAAGCAGAGAATGCGCAGGGTGTTCCTTCTCAAGTAGTCTGTCCAGTAGCTCATCACCTTCGTTCAATCGCATCTCTCCTGGAATCGAACCTTGAAAGCAGATCCAAATTATACAAAGATGTGTCTTTACAAcacatattttttatgaacaaCATTCACTACATGGTCCAGAAGGTTAAGGGGTCTGAACTGAGGGGTTTCTTTGGTGATGAATGGATCAGGAAGCACATGGTGAAGGTTCAGCAGCGTGTGACAAGCTACGAGAGAACTACTTGGAGTTCAGTCCTTTCTTTGCTTAGAGAAGATGGAAATTCGGGTTCAAGTTCACCCTGGAAGATGATTCTTAAAGAGAGGTGCAGGGGCTTCAGTATTGCTTTTGAGGAGGTATACAAAAACCAGACAGCCTGGTCTATCCCTGATCCTCAGCTTCGTGATAATTTACGAATTTTGACTTCACAGAAAATAATCCAGGCATATCGGGGTTTTATTGGGAGGAACTCTGAAAATCTCAGTGACAAGCACATCAAGTACTCAGCAGATGATCTGGAGAATTATGTCCACAATCTCTTTGAAGGGTCACCAAAATCACTGAACAATAGAAGGAAGTGA
- the LOC117903940 gene encoding presenilin-like protein At2g29900, producing MAQNRRPRSIIESLGEEIIRIISPVSICMFLVVLLVTILNSDTSSSSSSVSTIATIAYSEDSSDSTWDKFKGALLNSLVFVGVVTVVTFLLVLLFYLRCTKFLKYYMGFSSFIVLGFMGGEIALFLIQDFSFPIDCITFLVVLFNFTVVGVLAVFMSKMAILVTQGYLVAIGMLVAYWFTLLPEWTTWVLLVAMALYDLAAVLLPGGPLRLLVELAISRDEDIPALVYEARPVTYQDSCPGGGVAQRRAWRERRGVESNLSENSNNLATSDVNVNPDVASNSTLGTCLSVGSGQQETSLVNAEEGWVSEGNSELVVPLIDHRINVGEDGQEDSVSTENLPFEGIGLGSSGAIKLGLGDFIFYSVLVGRAAMYDFMTVYACYLAIIAGLGVTLMLLAIYQKALPALPVSILLGVLFYFFTRFLLEAFIVQCSLNLLMF from the coding sequence ATGGCCCAAAACCGAAGACCCAGAAGCATTATTGAATCTCTTGGCGAAGAAATCATCAGAATCATATCTCCAGTCTCAATCTGCATGTTCCTGGTGGTCCTTCTTGTAACCATCCTCAACTCCGACACCTCTTCATCGTCTTCTTCAGTTTCTACCATAGCAACCATAGCATACAGCGAGGACAGCTCAGACTCGACATGGGACAAATTCAAAGGTGCCCTTTTGAATTCACTTGTTTTTGTGGGTGTTGTCACTGTGGTGACCTTCCTTTTGGTCCTTCTTTTCTATTTGAGATGCACTAAGTTCCTCAAGTACTATATGGGTTTCTCTTCTTTCATTGTTTTGGGCTTCATGGGTGGTGAAATTGCTCTGTTCTTGATCCAGGATTTCAGCTTTCCCATTGACTGTATTACATTTCTTGTTGTTTTGTTCAATTTCACTGTTGTGGGTGTTTTGGCCGTGTTCATGTCAAAGATGGCGATCTTGGTAACTCAAGGGTATTTGGTGGCGATTGGGATGTTGGTTGCATATTGGTTTACTCTTCTACCTGAATGGACTACATGGGTGCTATTGGTGGCCATGGCATTGTATGATTTGGCTGCAGTTTTGTTGCCTGGTGGCCCTTTAAGGCTCTTAGTTGAGCTTGCAATATCCAGGGATGAAGACATTCCGGCTTTGGTTTATGAGGCCAGACCAGTGACTTATCAAGATTCATGTCCAGGAGGTGGTGTAGCTCAAAGGAGGGCATGGAGAGAAAGGAGGGGTGTTGAATCAAATTTGAGcgaaaattcaaataatttggCTACTTCTGATGTAAATGTTAATCCTGATGTGGCTTCAAATTCGACTCTTGGGACATGTTTATCTGTTGGAAGTGGCCAGCAAGAGACTAGTTTGGTCAATGCTGAGGAGGGTTGGGTTTCAGAAGGGAACTCAGAGCTTGTTGTGCCATTAATTGATCATCGAATTAATGTTGGGGAGGATGGACAGGAAGATTCTGTGTCTACTGAAAATTTGCCATTTGAGGGAATTGGGCTGGGATCTTCTGGTGCAATCAAGTTGGGCTTAGGGGATTTTATCTTCTACAGTGTGTTAGTTGGCAGGGCAGCAATGTATGATTTTATGACGGTTTATGCATGTTATCTTGCTATCATAGCTGGTCTTGGTGTTACGTTAATGCTATTGGCAATTTATCAGAAAGCATTGCCAGCTCTTCCAGTGTCAATTTTGCTAGGTGTGTTGTTTTATTTCTTCACTCGATTCTTGCTTGAAGCTTTTATTGTACAATGTTCTTTGAACCTCTTGATGTTCTAg